A window of the Maniola hyperantus chromosome 16, iAphHyp1.2, whole genome shotgun sequence genome harbors these coding sequences:
- the LOC117989729 gene encoding uncharacterized protein isoform X1: protein MDQLFKKNQYNFNMEEPKSIILTISDQPTQESYPASEHGGSSVGQGSVFSPLAPPFQSRINKDYGSMAAPPEPQVGDTAPSVDFDLMNHPISETASLFDNNRSERSAPNYFSASRTESVASGSVWADKPVHKSDETFDNFDFLVKTLSAAHAYLSMLTSEQTMVLQAIRPSLLFEFLQEVSRIHQNRKRMQRALSRECAFCKNNGEPEEKYSSHALKDCRGRVLCPVLRAFCCPRCGATGDRAHTIKYCPTNDNGELLHIHGLQGPRAVPRAARLLLPALRRHGRPRPHHQILPYQ, encoded by the exons ATGGATCAATTATTCAAGAAAAATCAATACAATTTCAACATGGAAGAACCAAAGTCCATAATATTGACAATAAGTGACCAGCCAACT CAGGAGAGTTATCCAGCATCAGAGCATGGAGGGTCCAGTGTCGGTCAAGGGAGCGTGTTCTCGCCGTTGGCTCCGCCGTTCCAGAGTCGTATCAACAAGGACTATGGCTCTATGGCGGCGCCACCAGAGCCCCAAGTTGGGGATACTg CGCCATCTGTGGACTTCGATTTGATGAATCACCCGATCAGTGAAACGGCCTCGCTCTTCGATAACAATCGATCAGAACGGAGTGCTCCAAACTACTTCTCGG CTTCTAGGACGGAGTCTGTTGCATCTGGTAGTGTTTGGGCAGATAAACCTGTCCACAAGAGTGACGAAACGTTCGACAACTTTGACTTTCTGGTCAAAA CTTTGTCGGCGGCCCATGCGTACCTGTCAATGTTGACCAGCGAACAAACAATGGTGCTGCAGGCTATCCGCCCATCACTACTCTTTGAGTTTCTGCAGGAGGTCTCTAGAATCCACCAGAATCGTAAGCGGATGCAACGAGCTCTCTCTCGT GAATGTGCTTTTTGCAAGAACAACGGTGAACCTGAAGAAAAGTACTCTTCGCATGCATTGAAGGACTGCAGGGGTCGCGTGCTGTGCCCCGTGCTGCGCGCCTTCTGCTGCCCGCGCTGCGGCGCCACGGGCGACCGCGCCCACACCATCAAATACTGCCCTACCAATGATAACGGTGAGCTACTCCACATACATGGTCTGCAGGGGCCGCGTGCTGTGCCCCGTGCTGCGCGCCTTCTGCTGCCCGCGCTGCGGCGCCACGGGCGACCGCGCCCACACCATCAAATACTGCCCTACCAATGA
- the LOC117989729 gene encoding uncharacterized protein isoform X2 has translation MDQLFKKNQYNFNMEEPKSIILTISDQPTESYPASEHGGSSVGQGSVFSPLAPPFQSRINKDYGSMAAPPEPQVGDTAPSVDFDLMNHPISETASLFDNNRSERSAPNYFSASRTESVASGSVWADKPVHKSDETFDNFDFLVKTLSAAHAYLSMLTSEQTMVLQAIRPSLLFEFLQEVSRIHQNRKRMQRALSRECAFCKNNGEPEEKYSSHALKDCRGRVLCPVLRAFCCPRCGATGDRAHTIKYCPTNDNGELLHIHGLQGPRAVPRAARLLLPALRRHGRPRPHHQILPYQ, from the exons ATGGATCAATTATTCAAGAAAAATCAATACAATTTCAACATGGAAGAACCAAAGTCCATAATATTGACAATAAGTGACCAGCCAACT GAGAGTTATCCAGCATCAGAGCATGGAGGGTCCAGTGTCGGTCAAGGGAGCGTGTTCTCGCCGTTGGCTCCGCCGTTCCAGAGTCGTATCAACAAGGACTATGGCTCTATGGCGGCGCCACCAGAGCCCCAAGTTGGGGATACTg CGCCATCTGTGGACTTCGATTTGATGAATCACCCGATCAGTGAAACGGCCTCGCTCTTCGATAACAATCGATCAGAACGGAGTGCTCCAAACTACTTCTCGG CTTCTAGGACGGAGTCTGTTGCATCTGGTAGTGTTTGGGCAGATAAACCTGTCCACAAGAGTGACGAAACGTTCGACAACTTTGACTTTCTGGTCAAAA CTTTGTCGGCGGCCCATGCGTACCTGTCAATGTTGACCAGCGAACAAACAATGGTGCTGCAGGCTATCCGCCCATCACTACTCTTTGAGTTTCTGCAGGAGGTCTCTAGAATCCACCAGAATCGTAAGCGGATGCAACGAGCTCTCTCTCGT GAATGTGCTTTTTGCAAGAACAACGGTGAACCTGAAGAAAAGTACTCTTCGCATGCATTGAAGGACTGCAGGGGTCGCGTGCTGTGCCCCGTGCTGCGCGCCTTCTGCTGCCCGCGCTGCGGCGCCACGGGCGACCGCGCCCACACCATCAAATACTGCCCTACCAATGATAACGGTGAGCTACTCCACATACATGGTCTGCAGGGGCCGCGTGCTGTGCCCCGTGCTGCGCGCCTTCTGCTGCCCGCGCTGCGGCGCCACGGGCGACCGCGCCCACACCATCAAATACTGCCCTACCAATGA